The following are from one region of the Planctomonas sp. JC2975 genome:
- a CDS encoding phage major capsid protein, with product MSAVIEAKRAMAELGTKARQVVNDESLTNAEKKTRLDAYQEELKGYSETIAVHEQAQRLLSGGDAAPEATAPTVERRSFAQQVVESDGYKSMISKGVQGVQIEVKAAATIDEGIIPTFSGGAGLAGQLVAPQLLPGIVPLKFQPLTIADLLAQGTTSSSSISYVIEAAFQDLTGAVLEKGAIPQLDLTLARRQDNVGKIANIAKPTVEMFQDAEQFQAYLQNRMVFGIQRKEESALLNGNGTAPNVLGILNRSGLATPVVTAAGLTAVKAMEGIFNQITALRAVSFVEPDAIVIHPTDWQTIRLGKDSQGQYYAGGPFTGAYGNPGPANVANLWGVKTVITTAIAQGTVLVGGFQESGQVFRRNGITLDMTNSNNNDFETDLVTLKAEERLALAVYRPAGFGTVTLTA from the coding sequence ATGTCGGCAGTTATCGAAGCCAAGCGGGCGATGGCCGAGCTTGGTACCAAGGCGCGGCAGGTCGTCAACGACGAGTCGCTGACGAACGCCGAGAAGAAGACGCGTCTCGACGCGTACCAGGAAGAGCTCAAGGGCTACAGCGAGACCATCGCCGTGCACGAGCAGGCACAGCGTCTGCTCTCCGGCGGCGACGCTGCACCCGAGGCCACCGCGCCCACTGTCGAGCGTCGTTCGTTCGCTCAGCAGGTCGTCGAGTCCGACGGCTACAAGTCGATGATCAGCAAGGGCGTCCAGGGAGTCCAGATCGAGGTCAAGGCAGCGGCCACCATCGACGAGGGAATCATCCCGACGTTCTCGGGCGGTGCCGGTCTCGCCGGTCAGCTCGTCGCGCCGCAGCTTCTCCCGGGCATCGTCCCGCTGAAGTTCCAGCCCCTCACCATCGCGGACCTGCTCGCGCAGGGCACGACGAGCTCCAGTTCGATCAGCTACGTGATTGAGGCCGCGTTCCAGGACCTCACCGGGGCCGTGCTGGAGAAGGGCGCGATCCCGCAGCTCGACCTCACCCTCGCGCGTCGTCAGGACAACGTCGGGAAGATCGCGAACATCGCGAAGCCGACCGTCGAGATGTTCCAGGACGCGGAGCAGTTCCAGGCGTACCTGCAGAACCGCATGGTGTTCGGCATCCAGCGCAAGGAAGAGAGCGCGCTGCTGAACGGCAACGGAACGGCACCGAACGTGCTCGGCATCCTGAACCGCTCCGGCCTTGCGACCCCCGTGGTCACGGCCGCCGGCCTCACCGCGGTGAAGGCGATGGAGGGCATCTTCAACCAGATCACCGCCCTTCGCGCCGTGTCGTTCGTCGAGCCGGATGCGATCGTCATCCACCCGACGGACTGGCAGACGATCCGTCTCGGCAAGGACAGCCAGGGCCAGTACTACGCCGGTGGCCCCTTCACCGGCGCGTACGGCAACCCGGGCCCGGCGAACGTCGCCAACCTGTGGGGCGTGAAGACGGTCATCACGACCGCGATCGCGCAGGGCACCGTCCTCGTCGGCGGATTCCAGGAGTCGGGCCAGGTGTTCCGCCGCAACGGAATCACCCTCGACATGACCAACTCGAACAACAACGACTTCGAGACCGACCTCGTCACGCTCAAGGCGGAGGAACGTCTCGCTCTCGCTGTGTACCGGCCCGCCGGGTTCGGAACCGTCACCCTCACCGCGTGA
- a CDS encoding DUF3168 domain-containing protein, with the protein MPNPIVAIPDDELALLQYLKARPEVLALIPATQLSSDMPASPVYPIVLVNRAGGTAHDRAYIDEPALQVDVMASTKRAAKQLTNVVRSAILAIANDVVAEGTLVSAAEEVGPGWLPDTISVPPVPRYTARYQVLLHK; encoded by the coding sequence ATGCCGAATCCCATCGTCGCCATCCCGGATGACGAGCTCGCGCTGCTGCAGTACCTCAAGGCACGGCCAGAGGTGCTCGCCCTCATCCCCGCGACGCAACTCAGCAGCGACATGCCGGCGAGCCCGGTGTATCCGATTGTGCTCGTCAACCGGGCAGGGGGGACGGCGCACGATCGCGCGTACATCGACGAGCCCGCTCTGCAGGTCGACGTGATGGCGTCCACGAAGCGTGCCGCGAAGCAGCTCACGAACGTGGTCCGCTCGGCGATCCTCGCGATCGCGAACGACGTCGTCGCGGAGGGGACGCTCGTGTCCGCCGCCGAAGAGGTCGGCCCCGGATGGCTGCCCGACACGATCTCCGTCCCGCCCGTGCCGCGCTACACGGCCCGCTACCAAGTCCTGCTCCACAAGTAA